The Helicobacter pylori genome includes a window with the following:
- a CDS encoding FeoA family protein: MTLNEAIKDKVYEIVEIANCDEALKKRFLSFGIHEGVQCTLLHYSMKKATLSVKINRIQVALRSHEAQYLIIKESV, encoded by the coding sequence ATGACGCTCAATGAAGCCATTAAAGACAAAGTTTATGAAATCGTAGAAATCGCTAACTGCGATGAAGCCCTAAAAAAACGCTTTCTGTCTTTTGGTATCCATGAAGGGGTTCAATGCACCCTTTTGCATTATTCCATGAAAAAAGCCACGCTTTCGGTTAAAATCAACCGCATTCAAGTGGCTTTAAGATCCCATGAAGCGCAATACCTTATCATCAAAGAAAGCGTGTGA
- the nth gene encoding endonuclease III, whose translation MGLKCAKTHQKAQQIKELLLKHYPNQTTELHHKNPYELLVATILSAQCTDARVNTITPKLFEKYPSVNDLALASLEEVKEIIQSVSYFNNKSKHLISMAQKVVRDFKGVIPSTQKELMSLDGVGQKTANVVLSVCFDANYMAVDTHVFRTTHRLGLSNAKDPIKTEEELSDLFKDNLSKLHHALILFGRYTCKAKNPLCDACFLKEFCVSKASFKA comes from the coding sequence ATGGGTTTAAAATGCGCTAAAACTCACCAAAAAGCCCAACAAATCAAAGAACTGCTTTTAAAACATTACCCCAACCAAACCACCGAATTACACCATAAAAACCCCTATGAATTGCTGGTGGCTACCATTTTAAGCGCTCAATGCACGGACGCTAGAGTGAATACAATAACGCCCAAGTTATTTGAAAAATACCCAAGCGTGAATGATTTAGCCCTCGCTTCTTTAGAAGAAGTTAAAGAGATCATCCAATCCGTTTCTTATTTTAACAATAAAAGCAAGCATTTAATCAGTATGGCACAAAAAGTGGTTAGGGACTTTAAGGGCGTTATCCCCTCTACGCAAAAAGAACTGATGAGCCTGGATGGCGTGGGGCAAAAAACCGCTAATGTGGTGCTTTCAGTGTGTTTTGATGCAAACTATATGGCGGTAGATACCCATGTGTTCCGCACGACGCACCGCTTAGGCTTAAGCAATGCTAAAGATCCCATTAAAACCGAAGAAGAACTCAGCGATCTTTTTAAAGACAACCTGTCCAAACTCCACCATGCCTTAATCTTGTTTGGTCGCTACACCTGCAAGGCTAAAAACCCCTTATGCGATGCGTGTTTTTTAAAAGAATTTTGCGTTTCTAAGGCTAGCTTTAAAGCGTAG
- the fliN gene encoding flagellar motor switch protein FliN — translation MSETEANKLKIAEKEKEKANKERELELSTYLEELICDYKNLLDMEIVFSAELGSTQIPLLQILRFEKGSVIDLQKPAGESVDTFVNGRVIGKGEVMVFERNLAIRLNEILDSNAIVYYLAKNS, via the coding sequence ATGTCAGAAACAGAAGCTAATAAGTTAAAAATAGCCGAAAAAGAAAAAGAGAAAGCGAATAAAGAAAGAGAACTAGAGCTTTCCACTTATTTAGAAGAACTCATTTGCGATTATAAAAACCTTTTAGACATGGAGATTGTTTTTAGCGCGGAACTTGGCTCTACGCAAATCCCTTTGTTGCAAATTTTGCGTTTTGAAAAAGGCTCTGTGATTGATTTGCAAAAACCTGCCGGAGAGAGCGTGGATACTTTTGTGAACGGGCGGGTGATTGGTAAGGGTGAGGTGATGGTTTTTGAAAGGAATTTAGCCATTCGTTTGAATGAAATTCTTGATTCTAACGCCATTGTGTATTATCTCGCTAAAAATTCATGA
- a CDS encoding energy transducer TonB — MPENSKLQPAKLGKNFDPVDHSNRNFFFSLILSVLLHWLIYFLFEHREDFFPSKPKLVKLNPENLLVLKRGHSQDPSKNTQGAPKPTLAGPQKPPTPPTPPTPPTPPTPPKPIEKPKPEPKPKPKPEPKKPNHKHKALKKVEKVEEKKVVEEKKEEKKEEKKVVEQKVEQKKIEEKKPVKKEFDPNQLSFLPKEVAPPRKENNKGLDNQTRRDIDELYGEEFGDLGTAEKDFIRNNLRDIGRITQKYLEYPQVAAYLGQDGTNAVEFYLHPNGDITDLKIIIGSEYKMLDDNTLKTIQIAYKDYPRPKTKTLIRIRVRYYLGGN, encoded by the coding sequence ATGCCGGAAAATTCTAAACTACAACCTGCTAAATTAGGGAAAAATTTTGACCCTGTGGATCATTCTAATAGGAATTTTTTCTTTTCTCTCATTCTGTCTGTATTGTTACACTGGTTGATTTATTTTTTATTTGAACACAGAGAAGATTTTTTTCCTTCAAAACCCAAGCTCGTTAAATTAAATCCTGAAAATTTATTGGTTTTAAAAAGAGGCCATTCACAAGATCCCAGTAAAAACACCCAAGGCGCTCCTAAACCCACGCTGGCTGGCCCCCAAAAACCCCCAACACCCCCCACCCCACCCACACCCCCCACTCCGCCAACACCGCCAAAACCTATAGAAAAGCCAAAGCCTGAACCTAAACCAAAGCCCAAACCAGAACCCAAAAAGCCCAACCACAAACATAAGGCTCTTAAAAAAGTGGAAAAAGTGGAAGAGAAAAAAGTAGTAGAAGAGAAAAAAGAAGAGAAAAAAGAAGAGAAAAAAGTAGTAGAACAAAAAGTAGAGCAGAAAAAAATAGAAGAGAAAAAACCTGTCAAAAAAGAATTTGACCCTAACCAGCTTTCTTTCTTGCCTAAAGAAGTTGCGCCACCCAGAAAAGAAAATAATAAAGGCTTGGATAACCAAACCAGAAGGGATATTGATGAATTGTATGGCGAAGAATTTGGGGATTTAGGCACAGCCGAAAAAGATTTCATCAGGAATAATTTAAGGGATATTGGGCGCATCACGCAAAAATATTTAGAATACCCTCAAGTAGCGGCTTATTTAGGGCAGGACGGGACGAATGCGGTAGAGTTTTACTTGCACCCTAACGGCGATATTACCGATCTTAAAATCATCATTGGCTCTGAATATAAAATGCTCGATGACAACACCTTAAAAACCATTCAGATCGCTTATAAGGATTACCCACGCCCCAAAACTAAAACCCTCATTCGCATTAGAGTGCGTTATTACTTAGGGGGCAATTAA